From a single bacterium genomic region:
- a CDS encoding glycosyltransferase family 4 protein — protein sequence MPLRGPQASIALVHFTSPPVIGGVEAVLGRHARLLAERGCDVRVVTGRGGSLGGRVRVRRVPLLDSRHPRVLAVTQQLAEGRATPAFAALSAQVQEGLERALAGVQVCVVHNALTLHKNLALTAALHRIAARRPPVRFVAWCHDLAWTNPQYRDELHPGQPWRLLTTPLPGATYVTVSRDRQRALSAALRVGASHIEIIPNGIDPAAFLRLTPTARWLAETLRLWEQQIVLLLPVRITRRKQIEYALRVAGELVRRELTVRLLITGPLGPHNPRNRAYLEELRALRAALGLEEQVVFTGDVPGPDGTPVELSDRVVGDLYAMADALLLPSREEGFGLPLLEAGLARLPAFVSEIPPFREIGGDAVRTFGIEDSPAACAQRVIHGLMDDPGYRLRRRILSTYTWDVIMRDRIVPLLTQLTAAAKPS from the coding sequence ATGCCTCTCCGGGGCCCCCAGGCGTCGATCGCGCTCGTCCACTTTACGAGCCCTCCGGTCATCGGCGGCGTGGAAGCGGTGCTCGGGCGGCACGCCCGGCTGCTGGCCGAGCGCGGCTGCGACGTCCGTGTCGTCACCGGCCGCGGCGGGTCGCTCGGCGGCCGCGTGCGGGTCCGCCGCGTTCCGCTCCTCGACTCCCGGCATCCGCGTGTCCTCGCCGTCACGCAACAGCTCGCGGAGGGACGCGCGACCCCCGCGTTTGCCGCCCTCTCCGCGCAGGTGCAGGAGGGCCTCGAGCGGGCGCTCGCCGGGGTGCAGGTCTGCGTGGTACACAACGCCCTCACGCTGCACAAGAACCTCGCCCTGACCGCGGCGCTGCACCGGATCGCGGCCCGCCGGCCGCCGGTCCGATTCGTCGCCTGGTGTCACGACCTCGCCTGGACGAATCCCCAGTACCGCGACGAGCTCCATCCGGGGCAGCCGTGGCGGCTTCTGACGACGCCGCTACCGGGCGCGACGTACGTCACGGTATCGCGGGACCGCCAGCGCGCGCTGAGCGCGGCCCTGCGGGTCGGGGCGTCGCACATCGAAATCATCCCGAACGGCATCGATCCCGCCGCGTTCCTGCGGCTCACGCCGACCGCCCGGTGGCTCGCCGAGACGCTGCGCCTCTGGGAGCAGCAGATCGTGCTGCTGCTGCCGGTCCGCATCACGCGGCGGAAGCAGATCGAGTATGCGCTCCGCGTCGCCGGCGAGCTGGTCCGCCGCGAGCTCACGGTGCGGCTGCTGATCACGGGGCCCCTCGGCCCCCACAACCCGCGCAACCGCGCTTATCTCGAGGAACTGCGGGCGCTGCGGGCCGCGCTCGGGCTCGAGGAACAGGTCGTGTTCACCGGCGACGTTCCCGGCCCGGACGGGACGCCGGTCGAACTGAGCGATCGCGTCGTCGGCGATCTGTACGCGATGGCGGACGCGCTGCTGCTGCCGAGCCGCGAGGAAGGGTTCGGGCTGCCGCTCCTCGAGGCCGGTCTCGCCCGGCTGCCGGCGTTCGTGAGCGAGATCCCGCCGTTCCGCGAGATCGGCGGGGACGCGGTGCGGACGTTCGGTATCGAGGACTCGCCGGCGGCCTGCGCCCAACGCGTCATCCACGGCCTCATGGACGATCCCGGCTACCGCCTGCGCCGGCGCATCCTGAGCACGTACACGTGGGACGTCATCATGCGGGATCGCATCGTGCCGCTCTTGACGCAGCTCACCGCGGCGGCCAAGCCCTCGTGA
- a CDS encoding glucosyl-3-phosphoglycerate synthase, whose protein sequence is MTPDGPGPRGGAAAPGRPWRSAVDAWFARNTFHARTFGDLTRLAALKRRRGVTISLGLPALNEERTIGDEITVLRRALMEEVPLLDEIAVMDSGSSDRTVAVARALGVPTYQHAEILPETGTFDGKGEALWKSLHVLRGDLIVWLDTDIHNIDPQFVYGLVGPLLYEPRIAYVKGYYQRPLQDGTSQSATGGGRVTELTARPLLNLFFPELSGLIQPLAGEYAGRREVLERLPFFTGYGVEIGHLIDILNRFGLDRIGQVDLDVRVHRNRGLQALSLMAFAIIQVVMARVGDRAGHPLRAEMNTAMKLIRTVPSLALDVTELREHERPPILTVPAYRGRATAPAGPAPRLARGAAAQD, encoded by the coding sequence GTGACGCCGGACGGTCCCGGCCCCCGGGGCGGCGCCGCCGCCCCGGGCCGCCCGTGGCGCTCCGCCGTTGACGCCTGGTTTGCGCGGAACACCTTCCACGCCCGGACGTTCGGCGACCTCACGCGCCTGGCGGCGTTGAAGCGCCGCCGGGGGGTCACGATCAGTCTCGGGCTTCCGGCCCTCAACGAAGAACGCACGATCGGCGACGAGATCACGGTCCTCCGCCGCGCGCTCATGGAGGAGGTCCCCCTGCTCGACGAGATCGCGGTCATGGACAGCGGGTCCTCGGACCGGACGGTGGCGGTGGCGCGCGCCCTCGGCGTCCCGACCTACCAGCACGCGGAGATCCTGCCGGAGACCGGCACGTTCGACGGCAAGGGCGAGGCGCTGTGGAAGAGCCTGCACGTGCTGCGTGGCGACCTCATCGTCTGGCTCGACACCGACATCCACAACATCGACCCGCAGTTTGTGTACGGACTGGTGGGCCCGCTGCTCTACGAGCCGCGCATCGCCTACGTCAAGGGGTACTATCAGCGGCCCCTGCAGGACGGGACGTCCCAGTCGGCCACCGGCGGGGGCCGCGTGACCGAGCTCACCGCCCGGCCGCTGCTCAACCTGTTCTTCCCGGAGCTCTCGGGCCTGATCCAGCCGCTGGCCGGCGAATACGCCGGGCGCCGCGAGGTGCTCGAGCGGCTGCCGTTCTTCACCGGCTACGGCGTCGAGATCGGCCACCTGATCGACATCCTCAACCGGTTCGGCCTCGACCGCATCGGGCAGGTGGACCTCGACGTCCGGGTCCACCGCAACCGGGGCCTGCAGGCCCTCTCGCTCATGGCCTTCGCGATCATTCAGGTGGTGATGGCCAGGGTCGGCGACCGCGCGGGCCATCCGCTGCGCGCGGAGATGAACACCGCGATGAAGCTCATCCGCACCGTCCCCTCGCTCGCCCTCGACGTGACGGAGCTGCGCGAGCACGAACGGCCGCCGATCCTGACCGTCCCCGCCTACCGCGGCCGCGCGACGGCCCCCGCGGGGCCTGCCCCGCGCCTTGCGCGGGGCGCCGCGGCGCAGGACTGA
- a CDS encoding mechanosensitive ion channel family protein: protein MSAAEILRQIAGDVTNPRTWAGMVEAAATLLAIALAAWGALRVVPAAIRRAGRRPGRPVTFGPLAESAARYAIAFAALILMLGVVHVNITAILASAGIVSLALGFGAQYVIRDLLAGLFLLSEGIVQVGDVVRVDGDTGTVERVTLRTLQIRKFNGELLTIPNGAVSRIGNLSRGFGRAIVQVTVPYAADVGRALEVLRDVGREWAAAHPEELRGDPSVDGIVDFKDTGVTVQLSVQVPPGRQFGAEAALRRRTLEVLAERQIKIDTRVSVTI, encoded by the coding sequence ATGTCGGCCGCCGAGATCCTCCGCCAGATCGCCGGCGACGTCACCAACCCGCGCACGTGGGCGGGCATGGTGGAGGCCGCCGCGACGCTGCTCGCGATCGCGCTCGCCGCCTGGGGCGCCCTCCGCGTCGTGCCGGCCGCCATCCGCCGGGCCGGCCGGCGCCCCGGCCGGCCCGTCACCTTCGGTCCGCTCGCCGAGAGCGCGGCGCGGTACGCGATCGCATTCGCGGCGCTCATCCTGATGCTCGGGGTCGTCCACGTCAACATCACGGCGATCCTCGCCAGCGCCGGCATCGTGAGCCTGGCCCTCGGGTTCGGCGCCCAGTACGTGATCCGCGACCTGCTCGCCGGCCTGTTCCTGCTGTCGGAGGGCATCGTGCAGGTCGGCGACGTCGTGCGCGTCGACGGCGACACCGGCACCGTCGAGCGGGTCACCCTCCGCACGCTGCAGATCCGGAAGTTTAACGGCGAGCTCCTGACGATCCCGAACGGCGCCGTCTCCCGGATCGGCAACCTGAGCCGGGGCTTCGGCCGCGCGATCGTCCAGGTGACGGTGCCGTACGCGGCGGACGTCGGGCGCGCGCTCGAGGTCCTGCGCGACGTGGGACGCGAGTGGGCCGCTGCCCACCCCGAGGAGCTCCGGGGCGACCCCTCCGTCGACGGCATCGTGGATTTCAAAGACACGGGGGTCACGGTCCAGCTGTCCGTGCAGGTGCCGCCGGGCCGCCAGTTTGGCGCGGAAGCCGCCCTGCGCCGGCGGACGTTGGAGGTGCTGGCGGAGCGTCAAATCAAGATCGACACGCGCGTTTCTGTTACAATATAA
- a CDS encoding 1,4-alpha-glucan branching protein domain-containing protein, with protein sequence MAKSDAYLVFTLHTHLPFVLNHGRWPHGSDWLCEVAVECYLPLAAAFRRLAEDDVPAALTMNISPVLCEQLASAAFREEVDAYLAHRREACDSTRRHFVDQHDEGLAALTDYWAAQYDRARADLDALHGDILGAYRRLAERGTVELITTGATHGYMPLLSRDESVDLQFRVAVATHTRHFGQAPRGAWLPECAYRPRYEWTPPVGPHSGKKRYRRRGVEEHLAAHNLGFFFTDTHLMRGGRALSAYGDYYPRLRTVQGPETQLTRRGRDHSPYVPHRVASRGGTGDAAAYVRDPETTLQVWSRDAGYPGDGAYLEFHKRHFPGGLRLWRVTDPKADLGLKQPYQPERADERTRAHAAHFVSLAGDVIDRHARRLGGPGVLCTPFDAELFGHWWAEGPAWLERVLRLTDDRGVTATTASACLDQFPVQQAVTLLEGSWGEGGDHRVWLNKDTEWTWEMVYQAEDDLWSFAATPGWARHPLLRRLVAQLGRELLLIQASDWQFLITTWAARNYAETRFAEHCADFRRLHELAKRVRDGGALTWDEEQFLGGKEAQDFCFPDIAEHIEAAAALPQP encoded by the coding sequence ATGGCAAAAAGCGACGCGTACCTGGTCTTCACGCTGCACACGCATCTTCCGTTCGTGCTGAACCACGGCCGCTGGCCGCACGGCAGCGACTGGCTCTGCGAAGTCGCCGTCGAATGCTACCTGCCGCTCGCGGCCGCGTTCCGGCGCCTCGCCGAGGACGACGTGCCCGCCGCCCTCACGATGAACATCTCGCCGGTGCTCTGCGAGCAGCTCGCGAGCGCCGCGTTCCGCGAGGAAGTGGACGCCTACCTCGCGCACCGGCGGGAGGCATGCGACAGCACGCGCCGGCATTTCGTCGACCAGCACGATGAGGGCCTCGCCGCGCTGACCGACTACTGGGCCGCGCAGTACGATCGGGCGCGGGCCGATCTCGACGCGCTGCACGGGGACATCCTTGGAGCGTACAGGCGGCTCGCGGAGCGCGGGACGGTCGAGCTCATCACGACGGGGGCGACGCACGGCTACATGCCGCTCCTCAGCCGCGACGAGAGCGTCGACCTGCAGTTCCGGGTCGCGGTCGCCACCCACACCCGGCACTTCGGGCAGGCCCCGCGCGGGGCGTGGCTGCCGGAATGCGCGTACCGGCCGCGATACGAGTGGACCCCGCCGGTCGGTCCGCACAGCGGGAAGAAACGCTACCGCCGCCGCGGCGTCGAGGAGCACCTCGCCGCCCACAACCTCGGATTTTTCTTTACCGACACGCACCTGATGCGGGGCGGACGTGCGCTGTCGGCCTACGGCGATTACTACCCGCGGCTCCGGACGGTGCAGGGACCGGAGACGCAGCTCACCCGGCGCGGCCGCGACCACAGCCCGTACGTGCCGCACCGCGTCGCTTCGCGCGGAGGCACGGGCGACGCCGCGGCGTACGTGCGCGACCCCGAGACCACGCTGCAGGTCTGGAGCCGCGACGCCGGCTATCCCGGCGACGGCGCCTACCTCGAATTCCACAAACGCCACTTCCCCGGAGGGCTGCGCCTCTGGCGCGTCACCGACCCGAAGGCGGACCTCGGGCTGAAGCAGCCCTACCAGCCGGAGCGGGCCGACGAGCGGACCCGGGCCCACGCCGCGCACTTCGTCTCGCTCGCCGGTGACGTCATCGACCGCCACGCCCGCCGGCTCGGCGGGCCGGGGGTGCTCTGCACGCCGTTCGACGCGGAGCTGTTCGGGCACTGGTGGGCGGAGGGCCCCGCGTGGCTGGAGCGGGTCTTGCGCCTGACCGATGATCGCGGCGTCACCGCCACCACCGCGTCGGCATGCCTGGATCAGTTCCCGGTCCAGCAGGCCGTCACCCTGCTGGAAGGGTCGTGGGGCGAGGGCGGCGACCACCGGGTCTGGCTGAACAAGGACACGGAGTGGACGTGGGAGATGGTCTACCAGGCGGAGGACGACCTGTGGAGTTTCGCCGCCACGCCGGGGTGGGCGCGCCATCCGCTGCTGCGGCGGCTCGTCGCGCAGCTCGGCCGCGAGCTCCTGCTGATCCAGGCGTCCGACTGGCAGTTCCTCATCACGACGTGGGCGGCGCGCAACTACGCGGAGACCCGGTTTGCGGAGCACTGCGCGGACTTCCGCCGGCTGCACGAGTTGGCGAAGCGGGTGCGCGACGGGGGCGCGCTCACGTGGGACGAGGAGCAATTCCTCGGCGGCAAAGAGGCGCAGGACTTCTGCTTCCCCGACATCGCCGAGCATATTGAAGCCGCCGCGGCCCTGCCGCAACCATAG